In a genomic window of Spiroplasma melliferum:
- a CDS encoding putative short-chain dehydrogenase/reductase: protein MEKEFAVVTGASSGIGYGYCQWLLKQGYHIIGVSSHTEWAKELQQQFPEQTIIALSYDLSISENCYAFFEEIKQYHIVLFINNAGFGKKGLFETIPLADELKIINLNIQAVHILTKLFTQYFIAKKKGRIINISSLAAFFPGPGMATYYATKAYVLSLSVAINTELKKTKLPVRVITVCPGATQTAFFKNADFKNNKTLPGLMSLEQFIKKSLPKALKVKRKNYLIIGWKNRFLKRLFRIIPQKSSLNYTYLIQTKD from the coding sequence ATGGAAAAAGAATTTGCTGTAGTAACAGGAGCATCATCAGGGATTGGATATGGTTATTGTCAGTGATTATTAAAGCAAGGTTATCATATTATTGGAGTATCTAGCCATACAGAATGAGCAAAAGAATTACAACAACAATTTCCTGAACAAACAATTATTGCTTTATCATATGATTTGTCTATTTCTGAAAATTGTTATGCTTTCTTTGAAGAAATAAAACAGTATCATATTGTTTTATTTATTAATAATGCTGGTTTTGGGAAAAAAGGTCTTTTTGAAACAATTCCTCTAGCAGATGAATTAAAAATTATTAATTTAAATATTCAAGCGGTCCATATTTTAACAAAACTTTTTACGCAATATTTTATTGCAAAGAAAAAAGGACGAATTATTAATATTTCTTCTCTAGCTGCTTTTTTCCCTGGACCAGGAATGGCAACTTATTATGCAACAAAAGCGTATGTTTTAAGTTTATCTGTTGCTATTAATACTGAATTAAAGAAAACAAAATTACCTGTTCGTGTAATTACAGTTTGCCCTGGGGCAACACAAACTGCTTTTTTTAAAAATGCTGATTTTAAAAACAACAAAACATTACCAGGTTTAATGTCATTAGAACAGTTTATTAAAAAATCCTTACCAAAAGCGTTAAAAGTAAAAAGAAAAAATTATTTAATTATTGGTTGAAAAAATCGTTTCTTAAAACGATTATTTCGTATTATTCCACAAAAATCTTCATTAAATTATACATATTTAATTCAAACTAAAGATTAA
- a CDS encoding 30S ribosomal protein S15: protein MVSKEKKAELVTKFGQNAKDTGSTKVQIAILTEDINNLTEHLKIHRKDIVSRRSLLQKVAQRKHLLAYLIKTNFNEYKAIIETLGIRK from the coding sequence ATGGTTTCAAAAGAAAAAAAAGCAGAATTAGTTACAAAGTTTGGTCAAAATGCCAAAGATACTGGTTCAACAAAAGTTCAAATTGCAATTTTAACAGAAGATATTAATAATTTGACAGAACACTTGAAAATACATCGAAAAGATATTGTTTCAAGAAGAAGTTTATTGCAAAAAGTAGCGCAAAGAAAACACTTGCTTGCATATTTAATTAAGACTAATTTTAATGAATATAAAGCAATCATTGAAACATTGGGAATTAGAAAATAA
- a CDS encoding bifunctional riboflavin kinase/FMN adenylyltransferase gives MKTLVWNKPSYKEAKVACLGLFDGFHQGHLKLITRLMEIKKQHNLATLFFTMSQSVSDFLQQRNTKLVDNHSKQQIVEKLGFDYYLEVPITTAFINLSAKQFLTILKKQFNVTKIVIGSDFRFGKNREGDFNDIIAFFGQENVYLITRQDNLFSSTTIRNFLLQYDLSSANKLLYEDYNLRGEVKPGKQLGRTINFPTANIYLPQKVILPHGVYITETLAQGKLYPSMTSYRLFEGKEVVETYLLNVNLDLYGQEIIVYFKKYLRENIKINNLAELVTLLKQDFVNTLAFFAKKA, from the coding sequence ATGAAAACTTTAGTATGAAATAAGCCAAGTTATAAGGAAGCAAAAGTTGCTTGTTTAGGTTTATTTGATGGGTTTCATCAAGGTCATTTAAAATTAATTACACGTTTAATGGAAATTAAAAAACAACATAACCTTGCAACATTATTTTTTACGATGTCACAAAGTGTTAGTGATTTTTTACAACAAAGAAATACAAAACTAGTAGATAATCATTCAAAACAACAAATTGTTGAAAAATTAGGATTTGATTATTATTTAGAAGTGCCTATTACTACTGCATTTATAAATTTATCGGCAAAACAATTTTTAACAATTTTAAAAAAACAATTTAATGTTACAAAAATTGTCATTGGCTCTGATTTTCGGTTTGGAAAAAATCGTGAAGGAGATTTTAATGATATTATTGCTTTTTTTGGTCAAGAAAATGTTTATTTAATTACTCGCCAAGATAATTTGTTTTCCTCAACAACAATTCGAAATTTTTTATTACAATATGATTTATCATCCGCTAATAAATTATTATATGAAGATTATAATCTACGTGGTGAAGTAAAACCAGGAAAACAATTAGGACGAACAATTAATTTTCCAACGGCAAATATTTATTTGCCACAAAAAGTAATTTTGCCCCATGGTGTCTATATAACAGAAACATTAGCACAAGGAAAACTTTATCCCTCAATGACATCTTATCGGTTATTTGAAGGGAAAGAAGTTGTTGAAACATATTTACTAAATGTTAATTTAGATTTATATGGGCAGGAAATCATTGTTTATTTTAAAAAATACCTTCGAGAAAATATTAAAATTAATAATTTAGCAGAATTGGTCACGCTTTTAAAGCAAGATTTCGTTAATACCCTTGCTTTTTTTGCTAAAAAAGCATAA
- a CDS encoding tRNA pseudouridine synthase B, which yields MHDGIFLINKPTGKTSNQVIQEIKQKLEINKIGHAGTLDPLATGLLVVLINNATKMSEYLLTADKAYDVEMRLFIETDTGDITGNVLNETAPFKIQKKVLKKIFNEFNGFMYEQYPPKYSAIKVNGKKLYEYARQDKEVKIKPRTVTIKAIKLKKYDAHNHTIKFSVLCTKGTYIRSLVTDIAAKLNTIATVTALCRTQSGNFLLSKAISPETVNFNELISMYDALFTNNQQLLLYHHDEEIRQGKPIVIIKHTDPIIFIIDKNKNVLAIYKHIGKHVYACQRGLWSHIEPKKQDDREKDDHY from the coding sequence ATGCATGATGGTATTTTTTTAATCAATAAACCAACAGGAAAAACAAGTAATCAAGTTATTCAAGAAATTAAACAAAAATTAGAGATTAATAAAATTGGTCACGCAGGAACATTAGACCCATTAGCAACAGGATTGTTAGTTGTTTTAATAAATAATGCTACTAAAATGAGTGAATATTTGTTAACAGCAGATAAAGCGTATGATGTTGAAATGCGCTTATTTATTGAAACAGATACTGGTGATATTACTGGAAATGTTCTTAATGAAACGGCTCCATTTAAGATTCAGAAGAAGGTATTAAAAAAAATTTTTAATGAATTTAATGGATTTATGTATGAACAATATCCACCCAAATATTCTGCTATTAAAGTTAATGGTAAAAAACTTTACGAATATGCTCGCCAAGATAAAGAAGTAAAAATTAAACCAAGAACTGTTACAATTAAGGCGATTAAATTAAAAAAATATGATGCTCATAATCATACAATTAAATTTAGCGTGTTATGTACTAAGGGAACATATATTAGAAGTTTAGTGACTGATATTGCGGCAAAATTAAATACTATTGCTACTGTTACAGCTTTATGCCGCACGCAATCAGGAAATTTTTTGTTATCTAAAGCAATTAGCCCTGAAACAGTAAATTTTAATGAGTTAATATCGATGTATGATGCTTTATTTACTAATAACCAACAATTATTACTTTATCATCATGATGAAGAAATTCGACAAGGAAAACCGATTGTTATTATTAAACATACTGACCCAATTATTTTTATTATTGATAAAAATAAAAATGTTTTAGCAATTTATAAACATATTGGAAAACACGTATATGCTTGTCAACGTGGATTATGATCACATATTGAGCCTAAAAAACAAGATGATAGAGAGAAGGACGATCATTATTAA
- a CDS encoding putative pantothenate kinase codes for MKLLVDIGNTAIKFAILNPQKKIIVFLTMASRELVAEKNFRQKIIAGLSTIKLVLTDLTLLALSSVRPMWDDLFYQLAVDLKIPFYQVKKNLATDRLKTEIPNPRNLGADLIVGSYATLALFPKQDVILVNMGTATTISLLKQDTLLGTIIMPGLETAAEALFERAQLLQKFDFSYDNAILGKNTKQAINIGLVNGHLLAITAFVNQLATEVINPQVILTGGNATYIKKLVNYHYDKDLLFKGLVTILQDNKLI; via the coding sequence ATGAAATTATTAGTTGATATTGGTAATACAGCAATTAAATTTGCAATTCTTAATCCTCAAAAAAAGATTATTGTTTTTTTAACAATGGCTAGTCGCGAATTAGTTGCTGAAAAAAATTTTCGACAAAAAATAATAGCTGGTTTAAGTACAATAAAATTAGTTCTAACAGATCTTACATTATTAGCTTTATCTTCAGTTCGACCAATGTGAGATGATTTATTTTATCAGTTGGCTGTCGATTTAAAAATTCCTTTTTATCAAGTTAAAAAAAATTTGGCCACTGATCGACTAAAAACAGAGATTCCTAATCCTCGTAATCTTGGTGCTGATTTAATTGTTGGTTCATATGCAACATTAGCTTTATTCCCTAAACAAGATGTTATTTTAGTTAATATGGGGACGGCAACAACAATTTCATTATTAAAACAAGACACCCTCTTAGGAACAATTATTATGCCAGGTTTAGAAACAGCAGCAGAAGCCTTATTTGAACGAGCACAATTATTACAAAAATTTGATTTTTCTTATGACAATGCTATTTTAGGAAAAAATACTAAGCAAGCAATCAATATTGGATTAGTTAATGGTCATTTATTAGCAATTACTGCTTTTGTTAATCAACTCGCAACTGAAGTAATAAACCCACAAGTAATTTTAACGGGAGGTAATGCTACTTACATTAAAAAATTAGTTAATTACCATTATGATAAAGATTTACTTTTTAAAGGGTTAGTTACCATTTTACAAGATAATAAATTAATATAA
- a CDS encoding pantothenate metabolism flavoprotein: MAKIILVITGSIAAYKGLHLYEALKKEYDVELLLTQDALKFLKDRPATAKTEIFMKQYYDKKDLSEHITIAEQADLFVVYPATQNFIAQIAHGFTNTLASLVYSVTQSYKMIFPAMNSKMYLSPANLRNLAQLIADGNQVYEPRSGMLACNMVGIGRAWEWEDVLMEIKQFLDWKNLWKDKKVMLNFGRTKTYLDDIRYFTNNSSGKMGDALHTVLRWTNCSLTTIVGDCDFPIYYEHVKATTNEEMLAAMLKAYKEQDIIIACAALNDYQVAVPMKGKISKRKNPQLVVSLLANIDVLSELGKLKQQQILVGFSAQNDFDLDYAHQKLIEKNLDLIIINQINAMGADQNEIILLTKKGHQQIPSQNKIIIAKEILAAISELIKEKTQ, encoded by the coding sequence ATGGCAAAAATTATTTTAGTTATTACAGGAAGCATTGCTGCATATAAGGGACTTCATTTATATGAAGCATTGAAAAAAGAATATGATGTTGAATTACTGTTAACACAAGATGCTTTAAAATTTTTAAAGGATCGACCAGCAACAGCAAAAACTGAAATTTTTATGAAACAATATTATGATAAAAAAGACTTATCAGAACATATTACAATTGCTGAGCAAGCTGATTTATTTGTTGTTTATCCAGCAACACAAAACTTTATTGCTCAAATTGCTCATGGTTTTACAAATACTTTAGCAAGTTTAGTATATAGTGTTACTCAAAGTTATAAAATGATTTTTCCTGCAATGAATAGTAAGATGTATTTATCACCAGCTAATTTACGTAATTTAGCACAATTAATAGCGGATGGGAATCAAGTTTATGAGCCTCGTTCGGGAATGCTTGCTTGCAATATGGTTGGTATTGGCCGTGCTTGAGAATGAGAAGATGTTTTAATGGAAATAAAGCAATTTTTAGATTGAAAAAACTTGTGAAAAGATAAAAAAGTTATGCTTAATTTTGGGCGAACAAAAACATATTTAGATGATATTCGTTATTTCACAAATAATTCTAGTGGCAAAATGGGAGATGCATTGCATACTGTATTAAGATGAACAAACTGTTCATTAACAACAATTGTTGGTGATTGTGATTTTCCAATTTATTATGAGCATGTTAAAGCAACTACAAACGAAGAAATGTTAGCAGCAATGTTAAAAGCATATAAAGAACAAGATATTATTATTGCATGTGCTGCTTTAAATGATTATCAAGTTGCGGTTCCTATGAAAGGAAAAATTAGTAAACGAAAAAATCCACAACTTGTTGTATCATTACTTGCTAATATTGATGTTTTATCTGAATTAGGTAAGTTAAAACAGCAACAAATTTTAGTTGGTTTTAGTGCCCAAAATGATTTTGATTTAGATTATGCGCATCAAAAATTAATTGAAAAAAATTTAGATTTAATTATTATTAATCAAATTAATGCTATGGGTGCTGACCAAAACGAAATCATTTTATTAACAAAAAAAGGACATCAACAAATTCCTAGTCAAAACAAAATTATTATTGCAAAAGAAATTTTAGCAGCAATTAGTGAATTAATAAAGGAGAAAACACAATAA
- a CDS encoding putative formate-tetrahydrofolate ligase: MEKIITIGTKINLKDDDLIKYGDYMAKVKAFNFINLPKKAKFILVTAINPTKAGEGKTTCSIGIADMLNHLGYQTTLALREPSLGPVFGLKGSATGGGECIMEPENEINLHYTGDFHAITTANNMVSAMIDNLLYWGNPLQIDPKQIVWQRCLDVNDRALRNIEIKISDKLHRLEHFQITAASEVMAILGLSKDFSDLRRRLDQAIVAYNFNNEPVYLHELKITGSLLALLKNALLPNLAQTKHGTPLLVHCGPFANISHGTNSLIATNLALKLSDYVVSEVGFGSDLGFEKFNDIINLNEEYTPDCTVLVATIRALKLHGGAVETTLATADLVTLKKGLTHLQHHIKIIQNYHLNFVVCLNQFATDTLEEIAMVTEWLKEQKIPFGINNTYHLGIKDDPTLVKTIIKEIEKPQQYQLLFNPTATSLTEKIKIICTKIYQTTKIVFSPLAQTKINFYQQNPKYKHWPVCMAKNHQTIFGNKNPYDDQIIIRDLKINSGAEYFIAYLADIITMPGLNKIPNAVSIDVVNDEIINIK, encoded by the coding sequence ATGGAAAAAATTATAACAATTGGAACAAAAATTAATTTAAAAGATGATGATTTAATTAAATATGGTGATTATATGGCAAAAGTAAAAGCTTTTAATTTTATTAATTTACCTAAAAAAGCAAAGTTTATTTTAGTAACAGCAATTAATCCAACAAAAGCAGGAGAGGGAAAAACAACTTGTTCAATTGGCATTGCTGATATGTTAAATCATTTAGGATATCAAACAACTTTAGCATTACGAGAACCATCGTTAGGACCAGTGTTTGGATTAAAAGGTTCAGCAACCGGCGGCGGAGAATGTATTATGGAACCAGAAAATGAAATTAATTTACATTATACTGGTGATTTTCATGCCATTACAACAGCAAATAATATGGTTAGTGCTATGATTGATAACCTGCTTTATTGAGGCAATCCGCTGCAAATTGATCCTAAGCAAATTGTTTGACAACGTTGTTTGGATGTCAATGATCGTGCTTTACGAAATATTGAAATAAAAATTAGTGATAAATTACATCGTTTAGAACATTTCCAAATTACTGCTGCTAGTGAAGTTATGGCAATTTTAGGTTTAAGTAAAGATTTTAGTGATTTACGTCGTCGTTTAGATCAAGCAATAGTTGCTTATAATTTCAATAATGAACCAGTTTATCTCCACGAATTAAAAATTACTGGTTCATTATTAGCTTTGTTAAAAAATGCTTTATTACCAAATTTAGCACAAACAAAACATGGAACACCATTATTAGTACATTGTGGTCCATTTGCAAATATTTCTCATGGGACAAATTCTTTAATTGCAACAAATTTAGCATTAAAATTAAGTGATTATGTTGTTAGCGAAGTTGGATTCGGAAGTGACTTAGGATTTGAAAAATTTAATGATATTATTAATTTAAACGAGGAATATACACCAGATTGTACAGTGTTAGTAGCAACGATTAGAGCATTAAAATTACATGGTGGTGCTGTTGAAACAACATTAGCAACAGCTGACCTTGTTACTTTAAAAAAAGGATTGACGCATTTGCAACATCATATTAAAATTATTCAAAATTATCACTTAAATTTTGTTGTTTGTTTAAATCAATTTGCAACTGATACTCTTGAAGAAATTGCTATGGTAACTGAATGATTAAAAGAACAGAAAATTCCGTTTGGAATTAATAATACTTATCATTTAGGAATTAAAGATGATCCAACTTTAGTTAAAACTATTATTAAAGAAATTGAAAAACCACAACAATATCAATTATTATTTAATCCAACAGCAACATCGCTTACTGAAAAAATTAAAATAATTTGTACAAAAATTTATCAAACAACAAAAATTGTTTTTAGTCCATTGGCTCAAACAAAAATTAATTTTTATCAACAAAATCCAAAATATAAGCATTGACCAGTTTGTATGGCTAAAAATCATCAAACAATTTTTGGCAATAAAAATCCTTATGATGACCAAATTATTATTCGTGACTTAAAAATTAATTCAGGAGCGGAATATTTTATTGCTTATTTAGCAGATATTATTACGATGCCTGGTTTAAATAAAATTCCTAATGCTGTTAGTATTGATGTGGTTAATGATGAGATTATAAATATTAAGTAA
- a CDS encoding bifunctional methylenetetrahydrofolate translates to MDKTKIIDGKMVSELIKAKITEQILKIKAKKQRVPALTIIQIGNNKASTTYIKNKKIACEKVGVTCNVLNYPDSITESALIKIINDLNNNSKIDAILVQLPLPSHIDSEKVINTIITKKDVDGFTPEILGNLMLGHYNLLPGTPKGIIALLKHYQIQLAGQHVVIIGRSNIVGKPLANLLINASATVTVCHSQTKNLSAFTNQADILISAVGKAKFVTAEMIKENAIVIDVGINRDEDNNLCGDIDFHNVFSKVKMITPVPGGVGPMTIAALLENILYLYQLNQEI, encoded by the coding sequence ATGGATAAAACAAAAATAATTGATGGAAAAATGGTTAGTGAATTAATTAAAGCAAAAATAACTGAACAAATTTTAAAAATTAAAGCAAAAAAGCAACGAGTACCAGCCTTAACAATTATTCAAATTGGTAATAATAAAGCAAGTACTACTTATATTAAAAATAAAAAAATTGCTTGTGAAAAAGTTGGTGTTACTTGCAATGTTTTAAATTATCCAGATAGTATTACTGAATCAGCTTTAATAAAAATTATTAATGACTTAAATAATAATTCTAAGATCGATGCAATTCTTGTTCAACTTCCGTTGCCAAGTCATATTGATAGTGAAAAAGTTATTAACACAATAATAACCAAAAAAGATGTTGATGGCTTTACTCCAGAAATATTAGGCAATTTAATGCTTGGGCATTATAACTTATTACCAGGTACTCCAAAAGGAATCATAGCACTTTTAAAGCACTATCAAATTCAATTAGCTGGACAGCATGTTGTAATTATTGGTCGTAGTAACATTGTTGGTAAACCACTTGCTAATCTTTTAATAAATGCCTCAGCAACTGTTACAGTTTGCCATTCACAAACAAAAAATTTATCTGCTTTTACAAACCAAGCTGATATTTTAATTTCTGCTGTGGGAAAAGCTAAATTTGTTACAGCAGAAATGATTAAAGAAAATGCTATTGTGATTGATGTTGGAATTAATCGTGATGAAGATAATAACTTATGTGGTGACATTGATTTTCATAATGTTTTCTCAAAAGTAAAAATGATTACCCCTGTTCCTGGCGGAGTTGGCCCAATGACAATTGCCGCATTATTAGAAAATATCTTATATCTTTATCAATTGAATCAAGAAATATAA
- a CDS encoding ribosome-binding factor A — MANKIKVERMQSLIARDLTIIMQREIRDEILNTLSIHAVKLSNDLSHAKVYYSSLLNKPEAELHNIVQNYKNEIRSKLAHKLEIYRCPDLEFIFDRSLDNANNIEAILQNLK; from the coding sequence ATGGCAAATAAAATTAAAGTTGAAAGAATGCAATCTTTGATTGCTCGTGATTTAACAATTATTATGCAACGAGAGATTCGTGATGAAATTTTAAATACCTTATCAATTCATGCTGTTAAATTATCAAATGATTTAAGTCATGCAAAAGTTTATTATTCATCATTATTAAATAAACCAGAAGCAGAACTTCATAATATTGTTCAAAATTATAAAAATGAAATTCGTAGCAAATTAGCACATAAACTAGAAATTTATCGTTGCCCGGACTTAGAATTTATTTTTGACCGTTCATTAGATAATGCTAATAATATTGAAGCAATCTTGCAAAATTTAAAATAA
- a CDS encoding putative cytidine deaminase, which yields MLLNYIYTLVKKRGVTEMPTYFEKLKLLSKRAYAPYSNFRVSAICLFKDGVEVIGVNVENAAYAATICAERTALAQVYALGYRKTDIVKFYLYTDSKQAGSPCGICRQFLWELVDHRIPIEIYNQKGESYVLTIKDLLPYGFTKEDLQ from the coding sequence ATGTTATTAAATTATATTTACACATTAGTTAAAAAAAGGGGAGTTACTGAAATGCCAACTTATTTTGAAAAGCTAAAATTATTAAGCAAAAGAGCTTATGCACCATATTCGAATTTTCGCGTTAGTGCAATTTGTTTATTTAAAGATGGAGTAGAAGTTATCGGTGTTAATGTTGAAAATGCAGCATATGCTGCTACAATTTGTGCAGAACGGACAGCTTTGGCCCAGGTTTATGCATTAGGTTATCGTAAAACAGATATTGTGAAATTTTACTTATACACGGATAGTAAACAGGCAGGTTCTCCTTGTGGAATATGTCGGCAATTTTTATGAGAATTAGTTGATCATCGCATTCCAATTGAAATTTATAATCAAAAAGGTGAATCATATGTTTTAACAATTAAAGATTTACTACCATATGGTTTTACGAAGGAGGATTTACAATAA
- a CDS encoding diacylglycerol kinase, with product MAKESPVKKKIFFKLRNKFSNAFRGIYTAIKEESSLIIHFIVSLVVIGLGIWLQKMVPNQFGYVQWAILLLTIGIVIGFELINTMVENFVDLLSFEYNIKAKKIKDICAAATLINSILAIAIGLLIMLPPLVDVIKLYLHIS from the coding sequence ATGGCAAAAGAATCACCAGTCAAGAAAAAAATATTTTTTAAATTACGGAATAAATTTTCAAATGCTTTTCGTGGAATTTATACAGCAATTAAAGAAGAATCAAGTTTAATTATTCATTTTATTGTGTCATTGGTTGTTATTGGGTTAGGAATTTGGTTACAAAAAATGGTTCCTAACCAGTTTGGTTATGTTCAATGAGCAATTTTATTATTAACCATTGGAATTGTAATTGGTTTTGAGTTAATTAATACAATGGTTGAAAATTTTGTTGATTTATTATCATTTGAATATAATATTAAAGCAAAAAAAATTAAAGATATCTGTGCCGCAGCAACATTAATTAATTCTATTTTGGCAATTGCAATTGGATTATTAATAATGTTACCACCGTTGGTCGATGTTATTAAATTATATTTACACATTAGTTAA